A part of Solicola gregarius genomic DNA contains:
- the rox gene encoding rifampin monooxygenase, translating into MCDVIIAGGGPTGTMLAAELRLHGVQAVVVEMLAEPTRIVRALGLHARSVEVMDQRGLLERFLALGTQYPLGGFFAGIRKPAPERLDTAHPYILGIAQTTTDRLLDEHAVELGVEIRRGCELVGLSQDDDGVTVRLADGSQLRSRYLVGCDGGRSTVRTLLDVDFPGEPTRREWLVGELAMTAPTETVNAVVAEVRKTHKAFGAGPLDDGMYRVVVPAAGVTEDRSVPPTLEDVARQLRVYAGTDFGAHSPRWLSRFGDATRQAERYRTGRVLLAGDAAHIHPPMGGQGLNLGIQDAFNLGWKLAAEVNGWAPEGLLDSYHTERHPVAAAVLDNTRAQAELMSADPGPQAVRRLVSELMDFDEVNRYLTEKVIATGLRYDVGDGHELLGRRMRDLRLERGRLYELMHDGRGLLLDQTGRLSVSGWADRVDHVVDVSEELDVPAALLRPDGHVVWVGEDQHELLASLPTWFGAPAG; encoded by the coding sequence ATGTGTGACGTGATCATTGCCGGCGGCGGGCCGACCGGCACGATGCTCGCAGCAGAGCTGCGGCTGCACGGGGTGCAGGCGGTTGTCGTCGAGATGCTGGCGGAGCCGACGAGGATCGTCCGGGCGCTGGGGCTGCACGCGCGCAGCGTCGAGGTGATGGACCAACGCGGTCTGCTGGAACGCTTCCTCGCGCTCGGCACCCAGTACCCGCTCGGCGGCTTCTTCGCCGGCATCCGCAAGCCTGCACCCGAGCGGCTGGACACCGCACATCCGTACATCCTCGGCATCGCGCAGACGACGACCGACCGGCTGCTCGACGAGCATGCCGTCGAGCTCGGCGTGGAGATCCGGCGGGGTTGCGAGCTGGTCGGGCTGAGCCAGGACGACGACGGGGTGACCGTACGCCTCGCCGATGGTTCGCAGCTGCGTTCGCGATACCTCGTCGGATGCGACGGCGGCCGCAGCACGGTACGCACCCTGCTCGATGTCGACTTCCCGGGTGAGCCGACGCGGCGCGAATGGCTGGTGGGCGAGCTCGCGATGACCGCGCCGACCGAGACTGTGAACGCCGTGGTGGCCGAGGTCCGCAAGACCCACAAGGCGTTCGGAGCCGGTCCCCTCGACGACGGGATGTACCGCGTCGTCGTCCCGGCCGCCGGCGTGACCGAGGATCGTTCAGTCCCGCCGACCCTGGAGGACGTCGCTCGGCAGCTGCGGGTATACGCCGGCACCGACTTCGGCGCGCACTCGCCGCGATGGCTGTCTCGATTCGGCGACGCCACCCGGCAGGCCGAGCGCTACCGGACTGGTCGAGTGCTCCTGGCCGGCGACGCCGCGCATATTCATCCGCCGATGGGAGGACAGGGCCTCAACCTCGGCATCCAGGACGCGTTCAACCTCGGCTGGAAGCTGGCCGCCGAGGTCAACGGCTGGGCACCCGAGGGGCTGCTGGACAGCTATCACACCGAGCGGCACCCCGTTGCCGCCGCGGTGCTCGACAACACCCGCGCGCAGGCCGAGCTGATGTCCGCGGACCCCGGTCCGCAGGCGGTACGCCGGCTGGTCTCGGAGCTGATGGACTTCGACGAGGTGAACCGGTACCTGACCGAGAAGGTCATCGCGACCGGACTCCGTTACGACGTCGGCGACGGGCACGAGCTCCTCGGCCGGCGGATGCGCGACCTGCGGTTGGAACGCGGGCGCCTCTACGAGCTGATGCACGACGGTCGCGGACTGCTGCTCGACCAGACCGGCCGGCTGTCGGTCTCCGGCTGGGCAGACCGGGTCGACCACGTCGTCGACGTCAGCGAGGAGCTCGACGTACCCGCGGCCTTGCTGCGACCGGACGGCCACGTCGTGTGGGTCGGCGAAGACCAGCACGAGCTGCTCGCCAGTCTCCCCACCTGGTTCGGTGCCCCCGCCGGCTGA
- a CDS encoding hotdog fold domain-containing protein: protein MSSTYDLYKSLTKFPLGDRLFSLGFTRRAPYFRTIRPRVVELRPHYAEVRLPDRKAVHNHIGTVHAIAVCNGLEAAMGMLAEATTPKGWRWLPKGMEVSYVAKATSNLVCVAESSQDDWDAAPDVPVKVYAKRDDGTVVVEGVIHLWVTEKPAT, encoded by the coding sequence ATGTCTTCGACGTACGACCTGTACAAGTCGCTCACCAAGTTCCCGCTCGGCGACCGCCTCTTCTCCCTCGGCTTCACTCGGCGCGCACCGTACTTCCGTACGATCAGGCCGCGCGTCGTCGAGCTGCGTCCGCACTACGCCGAGGTGCGGCTCCCGGACCGGAAGGCCGTGCACAACCACATCGGCACGGTGCACGCGATCGCCGTGTGCAACGGGCTCGAGGCCGCGATGGGCATGCTGGCCGAGGCGACGACACCGAAGGGATGGCGCTGGCTGCCCAAGGGCATGGAGGTCTCGTACGTCGCGAAGGCGACCTCCAACCTGGTGTGCGTCGCGGAGTCAAGCCAGGACGACTGGGATGCCGCCCCCGACGTACCGGTGAAGGTGTACGCGAAGCGCGACGACGGCACGGTCGTCGTGGAGGGCGTCATCCACCTCTGGGTCACGGAGAAGCCCGCGACATAG
- a CDS encoding GGDEF domain-containing protein, giving the protein MQVTHRSAPGRASLPARVLGLACCAGGSLCLLSAAYPYSPESATTLALVVGTAGVLGGIALLHAGRRTPAPVLHLVVLITSIITSTFVSLATTIQEQLLTTIGYIWIGVYIACFFTRVTTLVHIGFMAACYAIALSVSDIEPSGLVAAVMMATAGALAIMTNLLVSKMQQLADLDPLTGLLRRGAFLAYIQDDLDLVRRRTSMPSLAMLDLDGFKEINDTIGHSAGDAVLARLAQAWTTGVRNGDVLGRYGGDEFALYMPNTSIADAYAVLRRLEQVHPDVTWSAGVTEWHGEPLGEWIERTDRAMYEDKRTRRGEAAS; this is encoded by the coding sequence ATGCAGGTCACGCACCGTTCCGCGCCGGGGCGGGCGTCCCTGCCGGCCCGAGTACTCGGACTCGCGTGTTGCGCCGGTGGGTCGCTCTGCCTGTTGAGTGCCGCTTACCCCTATTCTCCCGAGTCTGCGACCACGCTCGCCCTGGTCGTCGGCACCGCGGGCGTACTCGGCGGAATCGCCCTCTTACATGCAGGTCGGCGTACACCGGCGCCCGTACTCCACCTGGTCGTGCTGATCACGAGCATTATCACCTCGACGTTCGTCTCGCTCGCGACAACGATCCAGGAGCAGCTCCTCACGACGATCGGCTACATCTGGATCGGCGTGTACATCGCCTGCTTCTTCACCCGCGTGACGACGCTCGTGCACATCGGATTCATGGCGGCGTGTTACGCAATCGCCTTGTCGGTGAGCGACATCGAGCCGTCCGGTCTCGTGGCCGCGGTGATGATGGCGACCGCCGGCGCGCTCGCGATCATGACGAACCTCCTGGTGTCGAAGATGCAGCAGCTCGCCGACCTCGACCCCCTCACCGGCCTGTTGCGGCGCGGCGCATTCCTCGCGTACATCCAGGACGACCTCGACCTGGTCCGTCGGCGCACCTCGATGCCGTCGCTTGCGATGCTCGACCTGGACGGTTTCAAGGAGATCAACGACACGATCGGGCACAGCGCGGGCGACGCCGTCCTCGCCCGCCTCGCGCAGGCATGGACGACCGGCGTACGCAATGGCGACGTGCTCGGTCGCTACGGTGGCGACGAGTTCGCCCTGTACATGCCGAACACCTCGATCGCCGACGCGTACGCCGTACTGCGCCGGTTGGAGCAGGTACACCCCGACGTCACCTGGTCGGCCGGGGTGACCGAGTGGCACGGCGAGCCGCTCGGCGAGTGGATCGAACGCACCGACCGCGCGATGTACGAGGACAAACGCACCCGCCGCGGCGAGGCCGCGTCGTAA
- a CDS encoding amino acid ABC transporter permease → MNNVLFDAPGPKARLRQRIYTVIGALVIVGFLAWLVLRMQDYGQLDYEQYWEVFVTPTYVDIIVQGLRDTLLMAVSSIIAALAVGVVFGVGKLSEHAWIRWPCWAVVEFFRAIPVLLLMLFIYFTYGIGDGFGSYWSVVIALTLYNGAVLAEVFRAGLLAVPNGQSEAGYAIGLGKTQVTMIVLLPQAVKIMLPAIISQMVVALKDTSLGYVITAPGLTDAYRLIKIEFTNQLPAAIVIGAIYIVVNLILTWIATMVQKRIVGEKKQLEVPAVGGPGSGTAV, encoded by the coding sequence ATGAACAACGTACTCTTCGACGCTCCCGGCCCAAAGGCGCGGCTCCGGCAGCGGATCTACACGGTCATCGGCGCACTCGTAATCGTCGGGTTCCTGGCTTGGCTCGTCCTGCGCATGCAGGACTACGGCCAGCTCGACTACGAGCAGTACTGGGAGGTGTTCGTCACCCCCACCTATGTCGACATCATCGTCCAGGGCCTGCGCGACACACTCCTCATGGCCGTGTCGTCGATCATCGCCGCGCTCGCGGTCGGCGTCGTGTTCGGCGTCGGCAAGCTCTCAGAGCACGCTTGGATACGTTGGCCATGCTGGGCAGTGGTCGAGTTCTTCCGCGCCATCCCTGTGCTGTTGCTCATGCTGTTCATCTACTTCACCTACGGCATCGGCGACGGGTTCGGCTCGTACTGGTCCGTGGTCATCGCGCTCACGCTCTACAACGGCGCCGTGCTGGCCGAGGTGTTCCGGGCGGGCCTTCTCGCCGTGCCGAACGGGCAGTCCGAGGCAGGGTACGCGATCGGACTCGGCAAGACTCAGGTCACGATGATCGTGCTTCTCCCGCAGGCCGTGAAGATCATGCTGCCGGCGATCATCAGCCAGATGGTCGTTGCGCTGAAGGACACCAGCCTTGGCTACGTGATCACCGCGCCCGGGCTGACTGATGCGTACCGCCTGATCAAGATCGAGTTCACCAACCAACTGCCGGCCGCGATCGTGATCGGCGCGATCTACATCGTGGTCAACCTGATCCTCACTTGGATCGCAACAATGGTGCAGAAGCGGATCGTCGGCGAGAAGAAGCAGCTCGAGGTTCCGGCGGTCGGCGGGCCGGGAAGCGGCACCGCTGTGTGA
- a CDS encoding amino acid ABC transporter permease — MDVIWDSRDVILKSFWLTVQLLVISGVASMVVGTFLVTARVSPIPVVRGVGVTYVSIFRNIPLLMVFVLVVEGAPRIGLMADVPFLLKGCIALTIYTSAFVCEALRAGVNSVSLGQAEAARSIGLTFRQSMGQVILPQATRAALPPLTSVFIALAKNTSVAAGFGLVEATARFKSVKKFVPGEADTLVLFAVIALGYIIIVEVMSFGSNRLERRWRLAR; from the coding sequence GTGGACGTCATCTGGGACTCTCGGGACGTCATCCTCAAGTCGTTCTGGCTCACCGTCCAGCTCCTCGTCATCTCGGGCGTCGCCTCCATGGTCGTCGGCACCTTCCTTGTCACGGCCAGGGTCAGCCCCATTCCGGTCGTACGCGGAGTCGGTGTCACGTACGTCTCGATCTTTCGCAATATCCCGCTGCTGATGGTGTTCGTCCTCGTCGTCGAGGGTGCGCCGCGAATAGGTCTGATGGCCGACGTTCCCTTCCTGCTGAAGGGTTGCATTGCGCTCACGATCTACACTTCCGCGTTTGTCTGTGAGGCTTTGCGCGCGGGCGTGAACTCCGTCTCGCTCGGACAGGCCGAGGCTGCCCGTTCGATCGGCCTGACGTTCCGTCAGTCGATGGGGCAGGTGATCCTGCCCCAAGCAACCCGTGCCGCGCTGCCGCCACTCACCAGCGTCTTCATCGCACTCGCCAAGAACACCTCGGTCGCCGCCGGATTCGGACTCGTCGAAGCGACCGCGCGGTTCAAGAGCGTAAAGAAGTTCGTGCCCGGCGAGGCGGACACCCTCGTGCTCTTCGCCGTCATCGCGCTCGGCTACATCATCATCGTCGAGGTGATGTCGTTCGGATCCAACCGACTCGAACGACGGTGGAGGCTAGCCCGATGA
- a CDS encoding glutamate ABC transporter substrate-binding protein, which translates to MRLKRTTFAVLAASMVMAVSACGDAGDDDSGDDAPDAEVAENAADNFDDGTAMKQLAEDGKVTIGVKIDQPGIGFLSGGSDIPTGFDIEVGEWLAADLGIEPEDVEWKETISDNREPFLQDGEVDLVVASYSITPERRAIVGQAGPYYITGQQLMVQKDNDEIESVDDVKGKEVCSVTGSTSLDQVEVKGAEPRGFDTYSQCRDQVLDGTVDAMTTDGSILLGYVAENPDELKVVGPEFSEERYGVGYSKDSPEMCQWITDVIQEKMDDGKWAEAFEATLGESGVETPDPPKMDACKSS; encoded by the coding sequence ATGAGACTCAAGCGAACGACGTTCGCGGTCTTGGCCGCATCCATGGTCATGGCGGTGAGCGCCTGTGGCGACGCCGGCGATGACGACAGCGGCGATGACGCGCCCGACGCCGAGGTCGCCGAGAACGCCGCCGACAACTTTGACGACGGAACCGCGATGAAGCAACTTGCCGAAGACGGCAAGGTCACCATCGGAGTCAAGATCGACCAGCCCGGCATCGGCTTCCTCTCGGGCGGCTCGGACATCCCGACCGGCTTCGACATCGAGGTGGGCGAGTGGCTCGCCGCAGACCTGGGCATCGAACCCGAGGACGTCGAGTGGAAGGAGACGATCTCCGACAATCGCGAGCCGTTCCTGCAGGACGGCGAGGTCGACCTGGTTGTGGCGTCGTACTCGATCACCCCCGAACGTCGCGCGATCGTCGGCCAGGCCGGGCCGTACTACATCACCGGCCAGCAGCTGATGGTGCAGAAGGACAACGACGAGATCGAGTCCGTCGACGACGTTAAGGGCAAGGAGGTCTGCTCGGTCACGGGGTCCACCTCGCTCGACCAGGTCGAGGTCAAGGGCGCCGAGCCGCGCGGCTTCGACACCTACTCGCAGTGCCGTGACCAGGTGCTCGACGGCACGGTCGACGCGATGACGACGGATGGGTCGATCCTGCTCGGCTACGTCGCCGAGAACCCCGACGAACTCAAGGTGGTCGGGCCGGAGTTCTCCGAGGAGCGGTACGGCGTCGGGTACTCCAAGGACAGCCCGGAGATGTGCCAGTGGATCACCGATGTGATCCAGGAGAAGATGGATGACGGGAAATGGGCCGAGGCCTTCGAGGCAACCCTCGGTGAGTCAGGCGTCGAGACGCCAGACCCGCCGAAGATGGACGCCTGCAAGTCCAGCTGA
- a CDS encoding amino acid ABC transporter ATP-binding protein has translation MVAMDGVQKWFGDLHVLQDINLHVTPGEVVVVIGPSGSGKSTLCRTINRLETIDEGTITVDGEKLPEEGKALAGLRADVGMVFQAFNLFAHKSILENVTLGPIKVRKKSKDEAEQRARELLARVGIEEQAGKYPAQLSGGQQQRVAIARALAMEPKVMLFDEPTSALDPEMIKEVLDVMVDLAQGGMTMVVVTHEMGFARTAANRVAFMADGQIVEENTPDEFFTNPQSDRAKDFLGKILKH, from the coding sequence ATGGTGGCGATGGACGGTGTCCAGAAGTGGTTCGGAGACCTGCACGTCCTGCAGGACATCAACCTGCACGTGACCCCCGGCGAGGTCGTCGTCGTGATCGGGCCGTCGGGCTCGGGCAAGTCCACGCTGTGCCGCACCATCAACCGGCTCGAGACCATCGACGAGGGCACCATCACCGTCGACGGCGAGAAGCTGCCCGAGGAGGGCAAGGCGCTGGCCGGCCTGCGCGCCGACGTCGGCATGGTCTTCCAGGCGTTCAACCTGTTCGCGCACAAGTCGATCCTCGAGAACGTCACGCTCGGCCCGATCAAGGTACGCAAGAAGTCGAAGGACGAGGCCGAGCAGCGCGCCCGCGAGCTCCTCGCCCGCGTCGGCATCGAAGAGCAGGCGGGCAAGTACCCCGCGCAGCTGTCCGGCGGCCAGCAGCAGCGGGTCGCGATCGCCCGCGCGCTCGCGATGGAGCCCAAGGTGATGCTCTTCGACGAGCCCACCTCGGCGCTCGACCCCGAGATGATCAAGGAAGTCCTCGACGTCATGGTCGACCTCGCACAGGGCGGCATGACGATGGTCGTCGTCACCCACGAGATGGGCTTCGCGCGTACGGCCGCCAACCGCGTGGCGTTCATGGCCGACGGACAGATCGTCGAGGAGAACACCCCGGACGAGTTCTTCACCAACCCGCAATCGGATCGCGCCAAGGACTTCCTCGGCAAGATCCTCAAGCACTGA
- a CDS encoding helix-turn-helix transcriptional regulator has product MASREQVRAWRPDVPGVAEVFHARFVDHVYPLHTHDTWTVLIVDTGAVRYDLDHDEHGVLGSTVALLPPHVPHNGRSATGGEFRKRVLYLEPDQIDTDLIGRAVDRPEVIDASLFARLSGIHRALAEPGEEFEAESLLSLVRERVEQHLRRMPPADPVRDAEMARRLRELLDTRISDGICLTEASRLLQAHPTHLVRSFGREFGLPPHRYLTGRRIDRARRLLLAGQPAAEVATAVGFHDQPHLTRHFKRVLGVTPGAYARGTS; this is encoded by the coding sequence GTGGCATCGCGCGAGCAGGTACGCGCGTGGCGCCCCGACGTACCGGGCGTCGCGGAGGTGTTCCACGCCCGCTTCGTCGACCACGTCTACCCGCTGCACACCCACGACACGTGGACCGTGCTCATCGTCGACACGGGTGCCGTGCGGTACGACCTCGATCACGACGAGCACGGCGTGCTGGGTTCGACGGTGGCACTGCTGCCGCCGCACGTACCGCACAACGGCCGGTCGGCGACCGGAGGCGAGTTCCGGAAGCGGGTGCTGTATCTCGAGCCCGACCAGATCGACACCGACCTCATCGGCCGCGCGGTCGACCGGCCGGAAGTCATCGACGCTTCGCTGTTCGCGCGGCTCTCGGGCATCCACCGCGCACTGGCGGAGCCCGGCGAGGAGTTCGAGGCCGAGTCGCTGCTCTCGCTGGTACGCGAGCGGGTCGAGCAGCACCTGCGCCGGATGCCGCCGGCGGACCCCGTACGCGATGCCGAGATGGCGCGGCGGCTTCGTGAGCTGCTCGACACTCGGATCTCCGACGGCATCTGCCTCACCGAGGCGTCGCGGCTGCTGCAGGCACATCCGACGCATCTCGTACGGTCGTTCGGCCGGGAGTTCGGTCTCCCGCCGCATCGCTACCTGACCGGGCGCCGGATCGACCGTGCCCGCCGGCTGCTGTTGGCGGGCCAGCCCGCCGCCGAGGTCGCGACCGCGGTGGGGTTCCACGACCAGCCGCACCTCACCCGGCACTTCAAGCGGGTGCTGGGCGTCACCCCCGGGGCGTACGCCCGCGGCACCTCGTGA
- a CDS encoding DUF2000 domain-containing protein, translated as MEKRFDTKITVILRDDLQAWQTLNVTAFLTSGIAAANPEIIGEPYEDGDGNTYYSMFRQPVVVLQGDSDAVKTAHERCLRRGLRTAVYTSDMFTTGNDDDNRAVVRAVDAEKLDLVGIAVHGPRNAVDKIAKGCHMHP; from the coding sequence ATGGAGAAGCGATTCGACACCAAGATCACCGTGATACTGCGCGACGACCTGCAGGCGTGGCAGACCCTGAACGTCACCGCGTTCCTCACCAGCGGGATCGCGGCCGCCAACCCGGAGATCATCGGCGAGCCGTACGAGGACGGTGACGGCAACACGTACTACTCGATGTTCCGCCAGCCGGTCGTCGTCCTCCAAGGTGACAGCGACGCGGTGAAGACCGCGCACGAGCGCTGCCTGCGCCGAGGGCTGCGCACCGCCGTCTACACCTCCGACATGTTCACCACGGGCAACGACGACGACAACCGAGCGGTCGTACGCGCGGTCGATGCCGAGAAGCTCGACCTCGTCGGCATCGCGGTGCACGGTCCCCGTAACGCGGTCGACAAGATCGCCAAGGGCTGCCACATGCATCCCTGA